The Penaeus vannamei isolate JL-2024 chromosome 39, ASM4276789v1, whole genome shotgun sequence genome includes the window tatatatatatatatatatatatatatatatatatatatatatatatatatatatatatatatacatatacatatatacacacatatatatatatatatatatatatatatatatatatatatatatatatatatatatatatatatatatatatatatatatgtgtgtgtgtgtgtgtgtgtgtgtgtgtgtgtgtgtgtgtgtgtgtgtgtgtgtgtgtgtgtgtgtgtgtgtatatatatatatatatatatatatatatatatatatatatatatatatatatatatatatatatatgtgtgtgtgtgtgtgtgtgtgtgtgtgtgtgtgtatatatatatatatatatatatatatatatatatatatatatatatatatatatatatatatatatatatatatataaatatataacaattaagcatatatatatatatatatatatatatatatatatatatatatatatatatatatatagatagatagatagatagatagatagatagattacattAGAATCATAAGTTAATATCTGTGTCTCTCATgcatatatagtttatttacatgtatgtttagACCTACATATCGAACTATAGAAATGTTAAAATAAATAATCTATTCTCAATACAAATCAAGAGATTGACCCTGACAATGTCCATATCGTTGACATGAATATCCAGGGACCAAGCATTGCACACAGAACTGGACGTATAAAAACATGACCCGACTGATAAGAATCACAGTATATAAGGACATTGTTAGAGATTTCAGCATTCACTCCTTGAGAAGCAAGAATCATGAACAGCAAGGTACGTAGAAGCAAATGGTCTGGATATACGAACGTCCTTAGATTGTGGACATAATGGGAATCATAGTGGATATATTGTAACAAATGGTATAACAATTATATgatttataatataatgataatatcacctaCCGAGCAGATCCTCATTCTCCTCGGTCTGGCAGCCGTCGTTGTTGCCGACAGGCCTCAGACCTCTTACGGACATCCTCGAGTAAGTTCCTTGCAAATATTCTGCTAAAATTGCTTTGATACAAAATATGCTGTACAGAAGATTTAATAACCCTAATATGTATAattaatatctatatttctctgcaAGTCAATTGCTGGCTCGATATATTAATATACGCAGAGACAGATATGCATTGCAAGAAAAGAtgtaatgttttttgtttgtttgtttgtttttgttcttttgaaggcattactttttatttctagAAAAGTActttgtagtaaaaaaaaaaaaaaataaaaaaaaaattaactattCAAGAAAGGTTGCTCACGAAATTCATTCTCTATTCTAGGACTCCTCCGAGGAGTCTTTTGAGTCATTCGAGTCGTTCGAATCAGGAgaagccaagtacgacttcagtTATGCCGTTAAGCACGaagactccggcaacgacttcggacaccaggaagcccgtgacggtgaagacactcagggatcctactacgtgaggCTTCCCGACACCCGTCTGCAGAacgtcaagtacttcgtggacggcgacgacggctacgtggccgaggtcaactacgagggcgaggctcgttTCCCCGACTCGTCCGAGTCTGTCTTCTTCGAGTCCCGGGAGTACAGGCCACCAAGGCCAGCCTACACCTATGACTCCGACGAGTCCAAGTAAACAGACTTTGTCTTCTTGAACACAGGCCATGGAtatgaaattatttatttgtatatttaatgtATTCTCTCAATAAAAagcaatttgaaaaaaaagtttcattttgTCAAttcgccctatctctctctctctctgatcacgTAAATTGGCAGATAGTTGATATGTGAAACGTTATGGACAAAAATTTGGATTTgaattatttattgtatatttattggCAAAGTAATGCAGTCACTAATAAAAGCACGTTTTTAAATCAATGCCAGCTAGTAATCTCTGAGATGGAACACAAAGAACTACCGGCACCAAGGTTTTCATACTTAGTTGAAGATCTCAACCGCTTTTCAATGAACCTTAAACAAAAGATATATTACTTTCAAATGTTATCGAATGTCAGTTGTCATAATAGTGAACATTAAAATACAGTTAAAATGCACACACTAAGATTATTTTCATGACTCTTCGAAGCCTTTTAAATTCTACAGGACTATTTCGTAATTTCCTTGAGAAACGTCGTTGGGGCTATAACAACGTTAATGTTAACGAAATAAACAAGACATTTTTAACGATCTTTAGGAA containing:
- the LOC113811113 gene encoding pro-resilin-like isoform X4, whose translation is MNSKILILLGLAAVVVADRPQTSYGHPRDSSEESFESFESFESGEAKYDFSYAVKHEDSGNDFGHQEARDGEDTQGSYYVRLPDTRLQNVKYFVDGDDGYVAEVNYEGEARFPDSSESVFFESREYRPPRPAYTYDSDESK
- the LOC113811113 gene encoding pro-resilin-like isoform X5 is translated as MNTKILILLGLAAVVVADRPQTSYGHPRDSSEESFESFESFESGEAKYDFSYAVKHEDSGNDFGHQEARDGEDTQGSYYVRLPDTRLQNVKYFVDGDDGYVAEVNYEGEARFPDSSESVFFESREYRPPRPAYTYDSDESK